In one window of Meiothermus sp. DNA:
- the minC gene encoding septum site-determining protein MinC translates to MRIRATLNALALRLDGNETPEMLRKALVELPPLPLEVEVAGSVGPTVLETLLELGRERGLQLRPQRGEKYIPYTEVIDQTLRSGARVESPGTVVILGDVNAGAEIIAAGDIIVVGKLRGLAHAGATGQEEAAIWAMSLDAKQIRIAHHVAQAPDGEKSSRGPERARVVNGQIVLEAWGKKT, encoded by the coding sequence ATGCGGATTCGTGCAACCCTCAACGCCCTGGCCCTCCGGCTGGACGGCAACGAAACCCCCGAAATGCTGCGCAAGGCCCTGGTAGAACTGCCCCCGCTGCCCCTCGAGGTCGAGGTAGCCGGGTCGGTCGGCCCGACGGTGCTGGAGACTTTGCTCGAGCTAGGCCGTGAACGGGGTCTACAACTCAGGCCCCAACGGGGCGAAAAATACATCCCCTATACCGAGGTGATTGACCAGACCCTGCGTTCGGGCGCCCGGGTGGAGTCCCCCGGCACGGTGGTGATTCTGGGGGATGTCAATGCGGGGGCCGAGATCATTGCGGCTGGGGACATCATCGTGGTGGGGAAGCTGCGCGGACTGGCTCATGCCGGGGCCACCGGACAGGAAGAGGCCGCCATCTGGGCCATGAGCCTGGACGCCAAGCAGATTCGCATTGCCCACCACGTAGCCCAGGCTCCCGACGGTGAAAAAAGTAGCCGTGGCCCCGAGCGGGCCCGGGTGGTGAACGGTCAGATTGTGCTCGAGGCCTGGGGCAAGAAAACTTGA
- a CDS encoding DUF420 domain-containing protein, with protein MGQMLGDIAALLIALSGLAVIIGVILIKRGDRVWHPRVMLTATGLAALFLVFYLLKWGLYGTTRYVGPEEWRGAYYALLISHTILAAINGPLVLWLIYNASRQRFSIHKAWARWTVPVWLYVAVTGWVIDQILRTYGESAGGIGF; from the coding sequence ATGGGTCAGATGTTGGGCGATATCGCCGCCTTATTAATTGCTTTGTCGGGTCTGGCGGTCATCATCGGGGTCATTCTCATTAAACGGGGGGATCGGGTCTGGCATCCTCGAGTGATGCTGACAGCCACCGGCCTGGCCGCACTTTTTCTGGTGTTCTACCTGCTCAAGTGGGGGCTTTATGGAACCACCCGCTATGTGGGGCCAGAGGAGTGGCGAGGGGCCTACTACGCCCTCTTAATAAGCCATACCATCCTGGCGGCTATCAACGGGCCGCTGGTGCTGTGGTTGATCTACAACGCCTCCAGGCAGCGCTTCAGCATTCATAAAGCCTGGGCCCGCTGGACGGTGCCGGTCTGGCTCTATGTGGCGGTTACCGGCTGGGTTATTGACCAGATTCTGCGTACCTACGGCGAGTCGGCGGGTGGAATTGGCTTTTGA
- a CDS encoding tRNA-binding protein: MTPYEAFELLELRVGRIQKALPHPKARKPSYQLWVDLGPLGLKQSSAQLTDLYTPETLVGRLVICATNLGERNIAGFKSEVLVLGLPDSEGRVVLLSAEREVPLGGRVY, translated from the coding sequence ATGACGCCCTACGAAGCCTTTGAACTCCTCGAGCTGCGCGTCGGACGCATCCAGAAAGCCCTGCCTCACCCCAAAGCCCGCAAACCCTCCTACCAGCTTTGGGTAGACCTGGGCCCCCTGGGTCTGAAGCAAAGCAGCGCTCAGCTCACCGACCTCTACACCCCCGAAACCCTGGTGGGGCGGCTGGTCATCTGCGCAACCAACCTCGGCGAGCGCAACATTGCCGGCTTCAAATCCGAGGTGCTGGTGCTGGGCCTGCCCGACTCAGAGGGGCGGGTGGTGCTGCTCTCGGCAGAGCGCGAAGTGCCGCTGGGCGGGCGGGTTTACTGA
- the lpdA gene encoding dihydrolipoyl dehydrogenase has protein sequence MSNIYDVIVIGTGPGGYHAAIRAAQLGKKVLAVEAEYVGGVCLNVGCIPTKALLHAAEELEGIRHGAEFGLEVKEAKVDTKKLGGWRDGIVKKLTGGVAQLLKGNKVDLKTGFARFIDKNTIEVGNERLQGQAIIVATGSEPNTLPGFEVDQKNIVDSTGALRVEEQFPKRLLCIGGGAIGLEFAQVYKRLGAEVTVIEFMGQILPAADPETAGLLAKILGKQGIAIRTQTKGVKVEKKKDGLHVTLEEVKTATQETIVVDKILVATGRRPRGKGLGLEAIGVVVDERGYIPTNEKMETNVPGIYAIGDVTRPPLLAHKAMKEGLIAAENAAGGNAVMDYQIPNVVYTSPEWAAVGMTEEEAAKAGYKVKVGKFPLAASGRAMTLGATEGLIKLIGDAETDLLLGAHMVGPSASDLIAEMALALEMGATVTDVGLTVHAHPTLSEGIMEAAEHLHRQAIHIANR, from the coding sequence ATGTCAAATATCTACGACGTGATCGTGATCGGAACCGGCCCCGGCGGCTACCACGCGGCTATCCGGGCGGCCCAACTGGGCAAAAAGGTGCTGGCAGTGGAAGCGGAGTACGTGGGCGGGGTCTGCCTGAACGTGGGCTGCATTCCCACCAAAGCCCTGCTGCACGCCGCAGAAGAACTCGAGGGCATCCGCCACGGGGCCGAATTTGGCCTCGAGGTCAAAGAGGCCAAAGTAGACACCAAAAAGCTGGGCGGCTGGCGCGACGGAATCGTCAAAAAGCTCACCGGTGGGGTTGCCCAGCTTCTGAAGGGCAACAAGGTCGACCTTAAAACCGGCTTTGCCAGGTTTATCGATAAAAACACCATCGAGGTGGGAAACGAGCGCCTCCAGGGCCAGGCCATCATCGTGGCCACCGGCTCCGAGCCCAACACCCTGCCGGGCTTTGAGGTAGACCAGAAAAACATCGTGGACTCCACCGGGGCCTTGCGGGTGGAAGAGCAGTTCCCCAAACGTTTGCTCTGCATCGGGGGGGGTGCCATTGGCCTCGAGTTCGCCCAGGTCTACAAACGCCTGGGGGCCGAGGTCACGGTGATCGAGTTCATGGGCCAGATTCTGCCCGCCGCCGACCCCGAGACCGCGGGCTTGCTGGCCAAAATTCTGGGCAAGCAGGGCATTGCGATTCGCACCCAGACCAAAGGCGTGAAGGTAGAAAAGAAAAAAGACGGCCTGCACGTCACGCTGGAAGAGGTGAAGACGGCAACACAAGAAACCATTGTGGTGGACAAGATTCTGGTAGCCACCGGTCGGCGGCCCCGGGGCAAGGGGCTGGGGCTCGAGGCCATCGGGGTGGTGGTAGACGAGCGCGGCTACATCCCCACCAACGAGAAAATGGAAACCAACGTGCCCGGCATCTACGCCATCGGCGACGTAACCCGCCCACCCCTCCTGGCCCATAAAGCCATGAAGGAGGGCCTGATTGCCGCCGAAAACGCCGCCGGGGGCAACGCCGTTATGGACTACCAGATACCCAACGTGGTCTACACCAGCCCGGAGTGGGCCGCCGTCGGCATGACCGAGGAGGAGGCCGCCAAGGCCGGTTACAAGGTCAAGGTGGGCAAGTTCCCCCTTGCGGCCTCGGGCCGGGCCATGACCCTGGGGGCCACCGAGGGGCTGATCAAGCTCATCGGCGATGCCGAAACCGACCTGCTGCTGGGTGCCCATATGGTCGGGCCAAGCGCCTCCGATTTGATTGCCGAGATGGCCCTGGCGCTGGAGATGGGGGCTACCGTGACCGATGTGGGCCTGACCGTCCATGCTCACCCCACCCTTTCCGAGGGCATCATGGAGGCCGCCGAGCACCTGCACCGCCAGGCCATTCACATCGCCAACCGCTAG
- a CDS encoding helicase HerA-like domain-containing protein — protein MPEPIAIAKAESEVFLYPRMANRHGLIAGATGTGKTVSLRVLAEQFSRMGVPVFMADVKGDLSGLCKPGGENPKVAERVQKLGLADFKYEACPVVFWDVFGEQGHPVRATVSEMGPLLLARLLGLNDTQSGVLTLAFKIADDNGLLLLDLKDLRAMLQFVGDNAEKFKTEYGNISAASIGAIQRGLLALEEQGGDRFFGEPALKLEDLLQTQDGRGVINILAADQLMQSPKLYSTFLLWMLSELYERLPEVGDPDKPRLVFFFDEAHLLFDEAPKALRDKIEQVVRLIRSKGVGVYFVSQNPLDIPDEVLGQLGNRVQHALRAYTPRDQKAVKAAAQTFRPNPKLDVATVILEMGVGEALVSTLDEKGIPSVVERALIYPPRTQLPPLSPEERQQVIRQSPVYGHYEKALDRESAYEILKARAAESVQQAPQGAKSPARAEPQGGNLLGDLAKGAVGFLASREGQRIVRGVLGGLLAAGKRKR, from the coding sequence ATGCCAGAGCCCATCGCCATTGCCAAAGCTGAATCGGAAGTATTTTTGTATCCCAGGATGGCCAACCGCCACGGCCTGATTGCCGGGGCCACCGGTACCGGTAAGACCGTGAGCCTGCGGGTGCTGGCCGAGCAGTTCTCCCGCATGGGTGTACCCGTCTTTATGGCCGACGTGAAGGGCGACCTCTCGGGCTTGTGCAAGCCAGGGGGCGAGAACCCTAAAGTAGCCGAGCGGGTACAGAAGCTGGGGCTGGCCGACTTCAAATACGAAGCCTGCCCGGTTGTGTTCTGGGACGTGTTTGGCGAGCAGGGCCACCCGGTACGGGCCACCGTCTCGGAGATGGGGCCGCTGCTGTTGGCCCGCTTGCTGGGCTTGAACGACACCCAGAGCGGGGTGCTCACCCTGGCCTTCAAGATTGCCGACGACAACGGCTTGCTGCTGCTGGACTTAAAAGACCTGCGGGCCATGCTGCAGTTTGTGGGCGACAACGCCGAGAAGTTCAAAACCGAGTACGGCAACATCTCGGCGGCCTCCATCGGCGCTATCCAGCGCGGGCTTTTGGCCCTGGAAGAACAGGGCGGCGACCGGTTTTTCGGCGAGCCGGCCCTAAAGCTCGAAGACCTCCTGCAAACCCAGGACGGCCGGGGCGTCATCAACATCCTGGCCGCCGACCAGTTAATGCAATCCCCCAAGCTCTACAGCACTTTTTTGCTCTGGATGCTCTCTGAGCTCTATGAGCGACTGCCCGAGGTAGGCGACCCCGATAAGCCCAGGCTGGTCTTCTTTTTCGACGAAGCCCATCTGCTTTTCGACGAGGCCCCCAAGGCTTTGCGGGACAAAATAGAGCAGGTCGTGCGGCTCATCCGCAGCAAGGGGGTGGGGGTGTACTTCGTAAGCCAGAACCCCCTGGATATCCCCGATGAGGTGCTGGGCCAGCTGGGCAACCGCGTCCAGCACGCGCTGCGGGCCTATACCCCGCGCGACCAGAAAGCCGTCAAGGCCGCTGCCCAAACCTTCCGGCCCAACCCCAAGCTCGACGTGGCCACCGTCATCCTGGAGATGGGGGTGGGCGAGGCCCTGGTCTCGACCCTGGACGAGAAGGGCATCCCCAGCGTGGTGGAGCGGGCCCTGATCTACCCCCCCCGCACCCAGCTCCCCCCGCTCAGCCCCGAGGAGCGCCAGCAGGTAATCCGGCAGTCCCCGGTCTACGGGCACTACGAGAAGGCCCTCGACCGCGAGTCGGCCTACGAAATACTGAAGGCACGTGCCGCTGAGTCGGTGCAGCAGGCCCCCCAGGGTGCCAAATCGCCGGCCCGCGCTGAGCCGCAGGGCGGCAACCTCCTGGGCGACCTGGCCAAGGGAGCGGTGGGTTTCCTGGCCAGCCGGGAGGGGCAGCGCATTGTGCGGGGGGTACTGGGCGGGCTTTTGGCGGCTGGCAAGCGTAAACGCTAG
- a CDS encoding dihydrolipoamide acetyltransferase family protein, translating into MPKEVVLPELAESVVEGEILRWLVQEGEALKKDQPFVEVMTDKVTVELPSPLEGVLLQRLVKEGDVVPVHAPIALIAEPGEVTAPISDKKPSPAPSVQAQEERSIVEPGQVAEDDGANLSLFKPDGKPEQIKNPFTQVAAPSAAQSTPVAGASGRVIAVPAARKLARELGLDIAQIPGSGPHGRVRVEDVRAYTQRKEQAPIPPTPEPTSHRPQATGFPPPVQYRPPKGYENLETRVPLRGLRRAIAQQMAASHLYTVRTLSVDEADLTELVDLRERLKPEAEAQGVKLSYLPFIFKALGVALKKFPALNSSLDEARQEVVLKHYVNIGMAVAAENGLIVPVVREVDRKSLLQIAKEINELAEKARSSKLAPEEVSGSSFSVTNIGSIGALFSFPIINVPDAAILGVHSIQKRPVVNERDEIVVRQMMYLSLSFDHRLVDGAEAARFCKEVIRLLEKPERLFLEAL; encoded by the coding sequence GCCCTTAAAAAAGACCAGCCTTTCGTGGAGGTCATGACGGACAAGGTAACCGTGGAGCTACCCAGCCCCCTCGAGGGGGTCTTGTTGCAAAGGCTGGTCAAGGAGGGCGACGTGGTGCCGGTACATGCCCCCATTGCCCTGATCGCCGAACCTGGGGAAGTTACCGCCCCCATTTCCGACAAAAAACCCAGCCCGGCCCCCAGTGTGCAAGCCCAGGAGGAGCGCTCCATTGTGGAACCGGGCCAGGTCGCCGAGGACGATGGGGCCAACCTCTCCTTATTTAAACCCGATGGCAAGCCGGAGCAGATCAAAAACCCCTTTACCCAGGTAGCGGCACCCTCGGCAGCCCAGAGCACCCCTGTTGCAGGGGCATCCGGGCGGGTGATTGCGGTGCCGGCAGCCCGCAAGCTGGCCCGCGAGCTGGGGCTGGACATCGCCCAAATTCCGGGTTCAGGGCCGCATGGCCGGGTGCGGGTAGAGGATGTACGGGCCTACACACAACGCAAAGAGCAAGCCCCGATCCCTCCAACACCAGAACCCACCAGCCACAGGCCACAAGCTACCGGCTTCCCACCTCCGGTGCAGTACAGGCCCCCCAAGGGCTACGAAAACCTCGAGACCCGCGTCCCTTTGCGCGGGCTGCGGCGGGCCATTGCCCAGCAGATGGCGGCCTCGCACCTCTACACCGTGCGCACCCTCTCGGTGGACGAGGCAGACCTGACCGAGCTGGTAGACCTGCGCGAGCGGCTCAAGCCCGAGGCCGAGGCCCAGGGGGTCAAGCTCAGCTACCTGCCCTTTATCTTCAAGGCCCTGGGCGTCGCCCTCAAGAAGTTCCCGGCCTTGAATAGCTCGCTGGACGAGGCCAGGCAGGAGGTGGTGCTCAAGCACTACGTCAACATCGGCATGGCGGTGGCCGCTGAGAACGGCCTGATTGTACCGGTTGTTCGGGAGGTAGACCGCAAGAGCCTGCTCCAGATTGCCAAAGAGATTAACGAACTGGCCGAAAAGGCCCGTAGCAGCAAGCTGGCCCCGGAGGAGGTGAGCGGCTCTAGCTTCAGCGTGACCAACATCGGCTCGATTGGGGCCCTCTTCAGTTTTCCCATCATCAACGTGCCGGACGCCGCCATCCTGGGGGTGCACTCCATCCAGAAGCGCCCGGTGGTGAACGAACGCGACGAGATTGTGGTGCGGCAGATGATGTACCTCTCGCTCTCCTTCGACCATCGGCTGGTAGACGGGGCCGAGGCGGCCCGCTTCTGCAAAGAGGTCATCCGGCTTTTAGAGAAGCCCGAGCGGCTCTTTCTGGAAGCCTTATAA